The sequence GGTAAACACCACTGCCACGGAAATCCCCAGGTACCAGCGGCGCTCGCCCAACAGAAAGATGAGAGCGCTCAACAATACTATGCTGCATAATATGAAGCCCAGGTAGGGAAGAAGGAACACATAGGCTATGAGGAGCGCCCACATGAAGTAGAACTGCCATCTGTTGAGCAGCCGTTGCCAGAGACTCTCACCGGGGGTCTCCTGTTCTGCTCCTCTGTCGTCACCTGGAAAGATTAACAACCAGAGAGCTCCCAATCCCATAATCAGGCCCAGAATAGTCGGGAAGACGGACGGGCCTGGCACTCCCGGCACATTGTAAAACGGCGGCAAATCCAGACCCGTCCGAATATAGCCAAGCACTCCCACAATTATTACTAGAGCTTCGAGGCGGGTTCTAGTGAGTATTTTTCTGTTTTTCATCAGTCGCTCAGGATTTGCTGATGGTAAGCACCTGGGTTACTTCACAAAGCCCAGCTCCTTCAGAAGGGTCTTATAGCGTTGGTACTCATCTTTGACAAAACTGGCAAAGTCATCGCCAAACTTGACGACAGGTTCCCAGCCAAGTTTTTGCCGCTCACTATTCCACTCCGGCGTTGCCACCATCTTTTTGATGGTCGCCACCCAGAACTCTTTGGCCTCTTTTGACACTCCAGGTGCCATGTAGAGGCCGCGCCAGATGTTGAACACCACATCCACTCCCTGCTCACGAGCAGTGGCTAAATCAGGGAAAGCTTTCAACCTGTTTTCAGACAGCACCGCAAGCACGCGCACTTTGCCGGCTTCCAATTGCCCAGCCACCTCCGAGAGGTCGAGTGAGCCCACCTCAACATGGCCGCCAAGAAGAGAGGCCAGAGCTTCACCTCCACCCTGATAGGGCACATAGGAGATCTTCAATGGGTCCACGCCAATTTCTTTGGCCAGCAAGGCAACCTTGATGTGATCCATACCGCCGGGTGCAGAACCGCCGGCAAAAGTCACCGACTTGGGGTCCGCCTTCAATGCCTTGACCAGATCAGCAAGCGTCTTGAACTTTGAGTCGGCCCGTACCACATAGCCTCCGAATTCGCTTGCCACCTGTGCCAGCGGCGTAATGTCATCGTAGGTGTAGGGAGTTCTCTTGATGGCCATGCTGAAGGTGAGCGCATTCGAGGCTGCTACCAGCAAATTGTTGTCTCCCCGCCGTTTCTTTACCACATAGGCAATGGCAACTGAACCGCTGCCCCCTGGCATATTGGCAACATAGGCCGGCTGTTTGATCAAGGCTGTCTTTTGCAGCACTCGGGCTGATGTTCGACAAATAGTATCCCAACCGCCTCCTGGATTGGCAGGGGCGATAAATTCAATGGCCTCTTTGGGCTCCCAGGCAACAGCGAGTGATGCTTGCACTGCCACCAAAAAGCCGATCAACACCGCCACAAACACTGTCAGCAAGGCAACTCGTTTCATTTGAAACCTCCTTTCATTCTCAGGTGATGTTTCCTTTACTTCCCTGAACTCCTGCACACGCCACCTTATTACCTCAAGGCGAGGCGACCACGAGCTCTCCTCGCACCATTTCCACACCACACTCTCTCAGGGCGAAGATACCACCGAACCGTTGACTTTCATACGGTTGATTTCTTCTTCCGATATTCCCAGGGACCTGAGTAAATCCAGGCTTCCCTGCCCCACATCCGGAGGATCGCTGCGCAGACCAAAATCGTATTTGCCTATGCGCAGAGGTATCTTAGGAAGTTTGGCTGTCCTGCCGCCAGGAAGATTTGTCTGCAGCAGGCCGCCACTCTCATTGAGGTGTGGATCATCGAAGAGTTCTTCAGGCCTGGCCACGGGTGCAAAGGGTATTGCAGCTTTCTCGCACATTTGCAAGATTTGTTCATGGTCCATGCCGTTGAACAGCTCCTGCAGTTTGGCGATCAGCATTTGCCTCTGGGCAATTCTGTCGTTGTTGGTGGCAAGACTCTCATCATTTTTCAATGAATAGAGTTGAAAGGTCTCACAGAACCGCCTCCACTGTTCATCACTGGTAATGCCCACAAATACCTCTTTACCGTCTCTGGACTGAAAGCGATCGTAAACCGCCCAGGAGCTCACTCTCTCAGGCATGGGCGAAGCTGGCTCACCTGTCACTGCTGCATAAGCCATATGCTGACCCATGAGAAATGCAGTAGCTTCATAAAGAGAGGCGATAATGAACTGGCCTCGTCCGGTCTTCTCTCTTTCGTAAAGTGCTGTGAGAATTCCAACCACCCCGTAAGTCCCACCTAGAATATCGGTTACTGAAGCGCCCACCCGAAACGGCCGACCTCCAGGGCCGGTCATATAAGCGAGGCCACTCATCATTTGCACGACTTCATCGAGAGCAGGGCGATTTTCATAGGGCCCGGGCATGAACCCTTTGAGTGAGCAGTAGATTATGCGGCTGTTGATCTGGGCTACCTCTCTGTAGCTGAATCCCAGGCGGTCAACAGCCCCAGGACCAAAGTTTTCGATCAAGACGTCGGAGTGAGCAATCAGTTTTCTCAGGACTTTCTTGCCGCTGTCTGCTTTGAGATCCAGTGCCAGGCTCTTTTTGTTGCGATTCAAGAACGGGAAAAAACCTCGGCCGAAACCAGTAAGCCTCCGAGTGTTGTCACCATTCGGGGCCCTTTCTATCTTGATTACTTCAGCCCCCATATCTGCCAGGATCAAGCCGCAGGTTGGCCCCATAACCGTATGTCCCAGTTCCAGCACGCGTATTCCCTCCAGGGGCAGCGCCTTTTGCTCTCGCTTCATGTTACAGTTTCTCTCCTTCCATTTGCCCAAAGGGCCTCCAGGAGCCCAGTTCCCTTTTACAGCAGCCAGAGCATCAATTTATGGTTTGTACCCCAGTTGGCCAGACAACTGCTGGGCAGCTTTCTTCAGGAGCGCCAGGCTCGTTGCACACTGATTGGCGGAGAACCGTTGAATTGGCCCCGCTATGGAGAGAGCAGCGCACAGCCGTTTACCATAATCGAAGACAGGCACTGCCAGGGCCGCAACCTCAGATACTCGTTCGCCAACACTGAAGGCATACCCTCGAGTGCGGATTGTTTGCAGCTCCACGCCCAGTACTTTGGCATCAGTAATGGTATTTGGTGTGAATCTCTCCAGGGAATCTTGCCTGAGGACTTCCTGCCTGATTTCTTCGGGTCCAAAAGCAAGCAATACTTTGCCGCTCGCCCCAGCATGGAGCGCCA is a genomic window of Deltaproteobacteria bacterium containing:
- a CDS encoding tripartite tricarboxylate transporter TctB family protein, producing MKNRKILTRTRLEALVIIVGVLGYIRTGLDLPPFYNVPGVPGPSVFPTILGLIMGLGALWLLIFPGDDRGAEQETPGESLWQRLLNRWQFYFMWALLIAYVFLLPYLGFILCSIVLLSALIFLLGERRWYLGISVAVVFTIAIYLTFSKGLQIRLPMGIFEGIIR
- a CDS encoding tripartite tricarboxylate transporter substrate binding protein; amino-acid sequence: MKRVALLTVFVAVLIGFLVAVQASLAVAWEPKEAIEFIAPANPGGGWDTICRTSARVLQKTALIKQPAYVANMPGGSGSVAIAYVVKKRRGDNNLLVAASNALTFSMAIKRTPYTYDDITPLAQVASEFGGYVVRADSKFKTLADLVKALKADPKSVTFAGGSAPGGMDHIKVALLAKEIGVDPLKISYVPYQGGGEALASLLGGHVEVGSLDLSEVAGQLEAGKVRVLAVLSENRLKAFPDLATAREQGVDVVFNIWRGLYMAPGVSKEAKEFWVATIKKMVATPEWNSERQKLGWEPVVKFGDDFASFVKDEYQRYKTLLKELGFVK
- a CDS encoding CoA transferase, with translation MKREQKALPLEGIRVLELGHTVMGPTCGLILADMGAEVIKIERAPNGDNTRRLTGFGRGFFPFLNRNKKSLALDLKADSGKKVLRKLIAHSDVLIENFGPGAVDRLGFSYREVAQINSRIIYCSLKGFMPGPYENRPALDEVVQMMSGLAYMTGPGGRPFRVGASVTDILGGTYGVVGILTALYEREKTGRGQFIIASLYEATAFLMGQHMAYAAVTGEPASPMPERVSSWAVYDRFQSRDGKEVFVGITSDEQWRRFCETFQLYSLKNDESLATNNDRIAQRQMLIAKLQELFNGMDHEQILQMCEKAAIPFAPVARPEELFDDPHLNESGGLLQTNLPGGRTAKLPKIPLRIGKYDFGLRSDPPDVGQGSLDLLRSLGISEEEINRMKVNGSVVSSP